From the genome of Amyelois transitella isolate CPQ chromosome 16, ilAmyTran1.1, whole genome shotgun sequence, one region includes:
- the LOC106136128 gene encoding cytochrome P450 6B7 gives MIVILALVLLLATLYVYGTRNHDYWARKGVKHDKPLPLFGTEIKRFLQQKSLTQMAVDNYWKYPDERFVGAYRGTVPELVIRDPDLIKQIIVTDFASFYSRGLSPEHGVIEPLLKNLFFADGDLWRLLRQRMTPAFSSGKLKSMFPLIVDCADRLQKRALKAAASGDALDARDLMARYTTDFIGACGFGLNVDSLGDDESEFRKLGNKIFTITPSRALTSIFKILFPDIFKNFKFLGQELEDSILAVVNMIQKERGNKPCGRNDFIDMMMELKQKGKIVVESMERFNADGSPEMAELELDDILLAAQAFIFFAAGFETSSSATSFTLHQLAYNQSVQKKVQEDIDRVLAKYDNKLSYDAIKEMTYLQWTFQEGMRIFPSSGLLMRKCTQKYTIPGTDVTIDKGVKVTIPIQAIHNDPKYFDNPTEFRPERFSPEEIAKRHKFVYLPFGDGPRSCIGGRLGQMQSVAGLAALLARATVAPAPSSKRELQQDPTTSIVQNVIGGIPLQFTQRHI, from the exons ATGATCGTGATCCTCGCTCTGGTGCTGCTCCTGGCAACTCTCTATGTGTACGGCACCCGCAACCACGACTATTGGGCGCGCAAGGGAGTCAAACATGACAAGCCCCTTCCTCTGTTCGGGACAGAGATCAAACGCTTTCTGCAACAGAAGAGCCTCACTCAAATGGCGGTTGACAACTACTGGAAGTATCCTGATGAGCGCTTCGTCGGCGCCTATCGAGGCACCGTCCCCGAGCTCGTCATCAGAGACCCTGACCTTATCAAGCAAATTATTGTCACTGACTTTGCATCATTTTACTCAAGAGGATTATCTCCAGAGCATGGCGTCATCGAGCCTTTATTAAAGAATCTTTTCTTCGCGGATGGTGACTTGTGGCGACTGCTGCGTCAGCGCATGACTCCGGCTTTTAGCAGTGGCAAACTAAAATCTATGTTCCCGCTGATTGTCGACTGCGCTGACAGACTCCAAAAGCGAGCCCTCAAAGCTGCTGCCAGTGGAGACGCACTTGACGCTCGAGACCTTATGGCTAGGTATACTACTGACTTTATTGGTGCATGCGGTTTCGGACTCAATGTAGACTCACTCGGCGACGATGAGTCAGAATTCAGAAAGCTTGGAAATAAGATCTTTACGATAACACCGAGCCGCGCTCTCActtccattttcaaaatactatttccagatatttttaaaaactttaaattccTCGGACAAGAATTAGAAGACAGTATTTTGGCTGTTGTCAATATGATTCAAAAAGAAAGAGGTAACAAACCTTGTGGACGTAATGACTTTATTGATATGATGATGGAACTGAAACAAAAAGGCAAGATAGTCGTCGAGTCTATGGAACGGTTTAATGCTGATGGTAGCCCGGAGATGGCAGAGCTGGAATTGGATGATATATTGCTCGCAGCACAGGCTTTTATATTCTTCGCGGCCGGATTCGAAACTTCATCATCTGCGACCAGTTTCACATTACATCAATTAGCTTACAATCAGTCTGTACAAAAGAAAGTCCAAGAAGACATAGACAGAGTTCTGGCAAAGTATGATAACAAGCTTAGCTACGATGCCATCAAAGAGATGACTTACTTGCAATGGACGTTTCAAGAAGGCATGAGGATTTTCCCGTCTTCAGGACTCTTGATGCGCAAGTGCACGCAGAAATATACTATCCCTGGCACTGACGTGACCATAGATAAAGGTGTCAAAGTTACCATTCCTATCCAAGCGATTCACAACGACCCGAAGTACTTCGACAATCCGACCGAGTTCAGGCCGGAGCGATTCTCTCCAGAAGAAATCGCCAAGAGGCACAAGTTCGTGTATCTGCCTTTTGGAGATGGACCACGTTCATGCATAG GTGGTCGACTAGGTCAAATGCAGTCAGTGGCAGGTTTGGCCGCGCTGCTGGCGCGGGCGACGGTGGCCCCCGCGCCCAGCAGCAAGCGCGAGCTGCAACAGGACCCCACCACCAGCATCGTGCAGAACGTCATCGGTGGCATCCCACTTCAGTTCACGCAAAGACATATCTAG